The Microbacterium sp. KUDC0406 genome includes a window with the following:
- a CDS encoding NRDE family protein, with protein MCTVVIDTEPGSARLLAVRDEDPQREWDDLGAWWPERYPGVIGIRDRRAGGAWLAVDPTTRRLAVLLNRADLLDVPADQLASRGSLVLESVAGRSPRALRARTDSTCSRSHPKGLACSPGTASPCARPPSPPACT; from the coding sequence GTGTGCACCGTCGTGATCGACACCGAGCCGGGCTCGGCCCGGCTGCTCGCCGTCCGCGACGAGGACCCGCAGCGCGAGTGGGACGACCTCGGCGCCTGGTGGCCCGAGCGGTACCCGGGCGTGATCGGCATCCGCGACCGCCGCGCCGGCGGCGCCTGGCTCGCCGTCGACCCCACGACCCGGCGCCTCGCCGTGCTGCTCAACCGCGCCGATCTGCTCGACGTGCCCGCCGATCAGCTGGCCTCGCGGGGCTCCCTGGTACTGGAATCCGTCGCCGGCCGCTCCCCGAGGGCGCTCCGCGCACGCACGGATTCAACCTGCTCGAGGTCTCACCCGAAGGGGCTCGCGTGCTCACCTGGGACGGCGTCTCCCTGCGCGAGACCCCCGTCGCCTCCGGCGTGCACATGA
- a CDS encoding IS1380 family transposase, whose protein sequence is MQFKHAPAAVSAVFDDPNLVSAAGLVPMLRLARSAGLDELTQSRLRVPTDKGANAGAKVMALVAGMLAGADSIDDMNVLRHGGMRSLFGSVYAPSTLGSFLRAFTFGHVRQLDAVAARVLAGLATRAPIIPAPAGAGFVFVDIDDTVIEVHSARKQGAGIGYSRVRGLNAAVVTASTASSAPVILAQRLRRGQVNSPRGADRLLSDALTLLHRTGTAGPVLMRADSAYYGHPTISRALAAGADVSVTVKRNPAVTAAIATIAENDWTPIHYPNAIFDPDTDEMVSDAEVAETRFTAFAKHGGITGRLIVRRVKAHRPRPDQDPLFDTFRYHAFFTTVTADRLNTIAADRAHRAHAIIEHVHADLKNGPLAHLPSGRFAANSAWLVLATIAFNLTRAAGLIADHAGRLATATTATIRRTLISVPARLARSARRITLHLPEAWPWQSAFDRLFITTHAPPPSAAS, encoded by the coding sequence ATGCAATTCAAGCATGCTCCGGCCGCTGTGTCCGCGGTGTTCGATGATCCGAATCTCGTGTCGGCTGCGGGTCTGGTCCCGATGCTCCGCCTCGCGCGTTCCGCGGGCCTGGACGAGCTCACCCAATCGCGGTTGAGAGTCCCGACAGACAAGGGCGCCAACGCCGGTGCGAAGGTCATGGCGCTGGTGGCGGGGATGCTTGCCGGGGCGGACTCGATCGACGACATGAACGTGCTCCGTCACGGCGGCATGCGGTCGCTGTTCGGCTCGGTGTATGCGCCGTCGACGTTGGGTTCGTTCCTGCGTGCGTTCACGTTCGGGCATGTCCGCCAGCTCGATGCGGTCGCCGCTCGCGTGCTGGCCGGCCTGGCCACGCGGGCGCCGATCATCCCCGCGCCGGCGGGCGCGGGGTTCGTGTTCGTCGATATCGACGACACTGTCATCGAGGTGCACTCTGCCCGCAAGCAGGGCGCCGGGATCGGCTACTCCCGGGTGCGGGGCCTGAACGCGGCGGTCGTGACCGCGTCGACAGCCTCGTCGGCGCCGGTGATCCTGGCCCAGCGGCTGCGCCGCGGGCAGGTGAACTCGCCCAGAGGCGCGGACCGGCTCCTCAGCGACGCGCTCACTCTGCTGCACCGCACCGGCACCGCCGGGCCGGTGCTGATGCGCGCGGACTCCGCCTACTACGGCCACCCCACCATCTCCCGAGCACTCGCCGCCGGCGCCGACGTGTCGGTCACCGTCAAACGCAACCCCGCCGTGACCGCCGCGATCGCGACCATTGCCGAGAACGACTGGACACCGATCCACTACCCGAACGCGATCTTCGACCCCGACACCGACGAAATGGTCAGCGACGCGGAGGTCGCCGAGACCCGGTTCACCGCATTCGCCAAACACGGCGGCATCACCGGACGGCTCATCGTGCGCCGCGTGAAAGCCCACCGCCCCAGGCCAGACCAGGATCCTCTGTTCGACACGTTCCGCTACCACGCGTTCTTCACCACCGTCACCGCCGACCGCCTGAACACCATCGCCGCGGACCGGGCCCACCGCGCCCACGCGATCATCGAGCACGTCCACGCCGACCTGAAGAACGGCCCCCTCGCGCACCTGCCCTCCGGCCGCTTCGCCGCCAACAGCGCCTGGCTCGTCCTCGCCACGATCGCATTCAACCTCACCCGCGCTGCCGGACTCATCGCCGACCACGCCGGACGGCTCGCCACCGCCACGACCGCGACGATCCGCCGCACCCTCATCTCAGTGCCAGCACGGCTGGCACGGTCCGCGCGCCGGATCACCCTGCACCTGCCCGAGGCCTGGCCCTGGCAGAGCGCGTTCGACCGGCTGTTCATCACTACGCACGCGCCACCACCATCAGCGGCAAGCTGA
- the coaBC gene encoding bifunctional phosphopantothenoylcysteine decarboxylase/phosphopantothenate--cysteine ligase CoaBC, producing the protein MNIVVGVTGGIAAYKAVQLVRLLTKGGHDVTVVPTDDALRFVGLPTWESLSRNPVTTSVHEDVARVRHVALGQNADLVVIAPATANTIAKMAAGIADDLLGTTLLATEAPVVIAPAMHAEMWRHPATQTNIRTLHERGVIIVGPADGELAGGDSGPGRMSEPEEILDAIHAALAPQDLAGLTVAVSAGGTREPIDPVRFLGNRSSGRQGVALAASAAARGADVVLVAAHVEQDVLADARRPGIRIESVGTAAELADAMRAAARDADVIVMAAAVADYRPAEVAAHKLTEEVGVLTHIDLIENEDVVAGLAANRPGEQTIVAFAAETLTDPEQRRERARRKREGKGVDLLAVNRADAAHGFERADNAVEIIGDGGQVVAERTGSKREVADAIWDAVLVYRAE; encoded by the coding sequence GTGAACATCGTCGTCGGAGTCACGGGCGGGATCGCCGCCTACAAGGCCGTGCAGCTGGTCAGGCTGCTGACGAAGGGCGGCCATGACGTCACCGTGGTGCCGACCGACGATGCGCTGCGCTTCGTCGGACTGCCCACCTGGGAGTCGCTCAGCCGCAACCCGGTGACCACCAGCGTGCACGAGGACGTCGCCCGGGTGCGTCACGTCGCCCTCGGTCAGAACGCCGACCTCGTCGTGATCGCACCGGCCACCGCCAACACGATCGCGAAGATGGCCGCCGGCATCGCCGATGACCTGCTCGGCACCACGCTGCTCGCCACCGAGGCGCCGGTCGTGATCGCCCCCGCCATGCACGCCGAGATGTGGCGGCATCCGGCCACGCAGACGAACATCCGCACGCTGCATGAGCGCGGGGTGATCATCGTCGGACCCGCCGACGGCGAACTTGCCGGCGGCGACTCCGGCCCCGGCCGGATGTCCGAGCCGGAGGAGATCCTGGATGCGATTCATGCGGCGCTCGCCCCGCAGGACCTCGCCGGGCTCACGGTGGCAGTGTCGGCCGGCGGCACCCGCGAGCCGATCGACCCGGTGCGCTTCCTCGGCAACCGCTCCAGTGGCCGGCAGGGCGTCGCGCTCGCGGCCTCCGCCGCCGCGCGCGGCGCCGACGTCGTGCTGGTCGCCGCGCACGTCGAGCAGGATGTTCTCGCGGACGCCCGTCGGCCCGGCATCCGCATCGAGAGCGTGGGAACGGCGGCCGAGCTCGCCGACGCGATGCGAGCGGCGGCACGGGATGCGGACGTGATCGTGATGGCCGCGGCCGTGGCGGACTACCGGCCGGCCGAGGTGGCCGCGCACAAGCTCACCGAAGAGGTCGGCGTGCTCACGCACATCGACCTGATCGAGAACGAGGACGTCGTCGCCGGGCTGGCCGCTAACCGACCCGGGGAGCAGACCATCGTCGCCTTCGCCGCCGAGACCCTCACCGATCCCGAGCAGCGGCGCGAGCGCGCCCGCCGCAAGCGCGAGGGCAAGGGCGTCGACCTGCTCGCGGTGAACCGCGCGGATGCCGCCCACGGTTTCGAGCGTGCCGACAACGCCGTCGAGATCATCGGCGACGGGGGCCAGGTCGTCGCCGAGCGGACGGGTTCCAAGAGGGAGGTCGCCGACGCGATCTGGGACGCGGTGCTCGTGTACCGCGCAGAGTGA
- a CDS encoding HpcH/HpaI aldolase/citrate lyase family protein, which yields MESQMNAPLPAPTPREIAPELARSWLLVAATRPETFDAAAASHADAVVLDIEDAVDASHKDEARDDVIRWLSTEGNSAWVRINDATSDHWSADIEGLRAASGLRGVMLAKTEYGGQVMDTFNRLGAQVPVVALVESAIGIENATEIARAKGAFRLAFGSGDFRRDTGMSADREAMAYPRARLVISSRAGGLPGPIDGPTVGSSHPILREQSAITVSMGMTGKLCLATDQTPVVNEVISPTRTDVEWAFEFLEDFDARGRIVRDGSDLPRLGRARKIMQLAEAFGVVPDGR from the coding sequence ATGGAATCGCAAATGAATGCTCCGCTGCCCGCCCCGACTCCGCGCGAGATCGCGCCCGAGCTGGCCCGTTCCTGGCTGCTCGTCGCGGCGACGCGCCCCGAGACCTTCGACGCCGCCGCAGCGTCCCACGCCGACGCCGTGGTCCTCGACATCGAGGACGCCGTCGACGCCAGTCACAAGGACGAGGCCCGCGACGACGTCATCCGCTGGCTGAGCACCGAGGGCAACAGCGCCTGGGTGCGCATCAACGACGCCACCAGCGATCACTGGAGCGCCGACATCGAGGGGCTGCGCGCGGCATCCGGTCTGCGCGGCGTCATGCTCGCGAAGACCGAGTACGGCGGTCAGGTCATGGACACGTTCAACCGTCTCGGCGCGCAGGTGCCCGTGGTGGCGCTGGTCGAGTCCGCGATCGGCATCGAGAACGCCACCGAGATCGCCCGGGCCAAGGGAGCCTTCCGCCTGGCCTTCGGCAGCGGCGACTTCCGCCGCGACACCGGTATGTCGGCCGACCGCGAGGCGATGGCCTACCCGCGCGCCCGGCTGGTGATCTCCAGCCGTGCCGGCGGACTGCCGGGTCCGATCGACGGACCGACCGTGGGCTCCAGCCACCCGATCCTGCGCGAGCAGTCCGCGATCACCGTGTCGATGGGCATGACCGGCAAGCTCTGCCTCGCCACCGACCAGACGCCCGTCGTCAACGAGGTCATCAGCCCCACCCGCACCGACGTCGAGTGGGCCTTCGAGTTCCTCGAGGACTTCGACGCCCGCGGTCGCATCGTGCGTGACGGCAGCGACCTGCCGCGCCTGGGGCGCGCGCGCAAGATCATGCAGCTGGCCGAGGCGTTCGGCGTCGTGCCGGATGGCCGCTGA
- the bcp gene encoding thioredoxin-dependent thiol peroxidase, with amino-acid sequence MTERLSAGDVAPAFTLSDADGATISLSDFRGSNAVVYFYPKAATPGCTTEACDFRDSLSSLAAAGYAVVGVSPDEVADIKAFSEAEGLTFPLLADSDGSVARAWGVWGEKTIDGRTFEGVIRSTFVLDGEGVVQRAEYGVDANGHVARLREELGV; translated from the coding sequence ATGACCGAACGACTCTCCGCGGGCGACGTCGCCCCCGCGTTCACGCTGTCCGACGCTGACGGCGCCACGATCTCACTGTCCGACTTCCGCGGCAGCAACGCGGTCGTGTACTTCTACCCGAAGGCCGCGACGCCGGGCTGCACGACCGAGGCCTGCGACTTCCGCGACAGCCTGTCCTCGCTCGCGGCCGCCGGCTACGCGGTCGTCGGCGTCTCGCCCGACGAGGTCGCCGACATCAAGGCGTTCTCCGAGGCCGAGGGCCTCACCTTCCCGCTGCTCGCCGACAGCGATGGCTCCGTCGCGCGCGCCTGGGGCGTGTGGGGCGAGAAGACCATCGACGGGCGCACCTTCGAGGGCGTCATCCGCTCCACCTTCGTGCTGGATGGCGAGGGCGTCGTGCAGCGCGCCGAGTACGGTGTCGACGCGAACGGCCACGTGGCGCGCCTGCGCGAGGAGCTCGGCGTCTGA
- the uraD gene encoding 2-oxo-4-hydroxy-4-carboxy-5-ureidoimidazoline decarboxylase produces MSLEEFNALSREDAITIVKPALDVARWIDAIVDSRPFGSVDEITAAAAAVAAPLTEVEIDGALAHHPRIGEQPKGTTAEAAHSRSEQAGVDASAAAALAEGNRAYEAKFDRVYLVRAAGRSADDILALLQQRLGNTPEQELAVIDQQLREIAALRLAAAIETEGARA; encoded by the coding sequence ATGTCGCTCGAGGAGTTCAACGCACTCTCGCGTGAGGACGCCATCACCATCGTGAAGCCGGCGCTCGATGTCGCCCGCTGGATCGATGCGATCGTCGATTCCCGTCCGTTCGGATCGGTCGACGAGATCACCGCCGCCGCGGCAGCCGTGGCAGCCCCCCTCACCGAGGTGGAGATCGACGGCGCGCTGGCGCATCACCCCCGCATCGGCGAGCAGCCGAAGGGCACCACCGCCGAGGCCGCGCATTCACGCAGCGAGCAGGCCGGCGTGGATGCCTCCGCCGCCGCAGCCCTCGCCGAGGGCAACCGCGCCTATGAGGCGAAGTTCGACCGCGTGTATCTGGTGCGCGCCGCAGGACGATCGGCCGACGACATCCTCGCCCTGCTGCAGCAGCGGCTGGGCAACACCCCCGAGCAGGAGCTCGCCGTCATCGACCAGCAGCTGCGCGAGATCGCGGCGCTCCGTCTGGCGGCGGCCATCGAGACTGAAGGAGCACGCGCATGA
- the uraH gene encoding hydroxyisourate hydrolase, with translation MSVSHVTTHILDTSIGRPAPGVAVELEARVGDGWVGIGSGLTDADGRVKELGPERLESGAYRLRFDTAAYFAGIETDTFFPEVVLTFLVDTEQAHYHVPLLLSPFAYSTYRGS, from the coding sequence ATGAGCGTCTCTCACGTGACCACCCACATCCTGGATACATCGATCGGGCGCCCGGCGCCCGGCGTCGCCGTCGAACTCGAGGCCCGAGTCGGCGACGGATGGGTCGGGATCGGTTCGGGCCTCACCGATGCTGACGGGCGGGTGAAAGAGCTGGGCCCGGAGCGGCTGGAGAGCGGTGCGTACCGCCTCCGGTTCGACACCGCGGCCTACTTCGCCGGCATCGAAACGGACACCTTCTTCCCGGAGGTGGTGCTGACCTTCCTGGTCGACACCGAGCAGGCGCACTATCACGTGCCGCTGCTGCTCAGTCCGTTCGCCTATTCCACTTACCGAGGAAGCTGA
- the pucL gene encoding factor-independent urate hydroxylase: MTEIILGKNQYGKAEVRVVRITRDTDRHEIEDLNVTSQLRGDFEAVHFEGDNAHCVPTDTQKNTVYAFAKDGIGSPEQFLLRLGRHFTGEFDWVTGGRWEAEQYTWQRIEGENGPHDHSFVRGGTETRTSVVQIDGDDTVVIAGLQDLTVLKSTQSGFVGYPKDRYTTLPETEDRILATSVTAKWRYNRNDIDFNEVFADVRRRLLAGFSKNYSYALQHTLKEMAEAVLEAHPEIDEIRFSTPNSHHFVVDLSPFGLENPNEVFFAADRPYGLIEAAFLREGADTDHWSWDGIAGFC, encoded by the coding sequence ATGACTGAAATCATTCTGGGCAAGAACCAGTACGGCAAGGCCGAGGTGCGGGTCGTCCGCATCACCCGCGACACCGATCGCCACGAGATCGAGGACCTCAACGTCACCTCGCAGCTGCGCGGCGACTTCGAGGCCGTGCACTTCGAGGGCGACAACGCGCACTGCGTGCCGACCGACACGCAGAAGAACACGGTCTACGCCTTCGCCAAGGACGGCATCGGCAGCCCGGAGCAGTTCCTGCTCCGCCTCGGGCGTCACTTCACCGGCGAGTTCGACTGGGTGACCGGCGGTCGCTGGGAGGCCGAGCAGTACACCTGGCAGCGCATCGAGGGCGAGAACGGTCCGCACGACCACTCGTTCGTCCGCGGCGGCACCGAGACCCGCACCTCTGTCGTGCAGATCGACGGCGACGACACGGTCGTCATCGCCGGGCTGCAGGACCTCACGGTCCTCAAGTCCACGCAGAGCGGCTTCGTCGGCTACCCGAAGGACAGGTACACCACCCTGCCCGAGACCGAGGACCGCATCCTCGCCACCTCGGTGACGGCCAAGTGGCGCTACAACCGCAACGACATCGACTTCAACGAGGTCTTCGCCGACGTGCGTCGCCGGCTGCTCGCGGGCTTCTCGAAGAACTACTCCTACGCGCTGCAGCACACGCTGAAGGAGATGGCGGAGGCTGTTCTCGAGGCGCACCCCGAGATCGACGAGATCCGCTTCTCGACCCCGAACAGCCACCACTTCGTCGTCGACCTGTCGCCGTTCGGCCTGGAGAACCCCAACGAGGTGTTCTTCGCCGCCGACCGCCCCTACGGCCTGATCGAGGCGGCCTTCCTGCGCGAGGGCGCCGACACCGACCACTGGTCGTGGGACGGCATCGCCGGCTTCTGCTGA
- a CDS encoding SDR family oxidoreductase, with translation MESQSVDGRIAVVTGAGSGIGRATAHALHDAGFRVALLGRREAALHETAQDRERMLVLPADVTSDADVDAAFAAVVAEWGRVDVLFNNAGAFGPAASAADVEPDDWRATLEVNVTGALLCARAAMRVMRAQQPRGGRIINNGSISARVPRPQSVAYSVSKHAITGLTRSIDLDGRADGISCGQIDIGNAATSIMTEIGVGSGALQPDGSRLVEPTFDVADAARAVVFMAQLPPEANIAELVVTAAGMPYGGRG, from the coding sequence ATGGAAAGTCAGAGCGTGGACGGACGCATCGCCGTGGTGACCGGAGCGGGTTCGGGGATCGGCCGGGCGACCGCGCACGCCCTGCACGACGCCGGATTCCGGGTCGCTCTGCTGGGGCGCCGCGAGGCGGCCCTGCACGAGACCGCGCAGGATCGGGAGCGGATGCTGGTGCTGCCGGCCGACGTGACGTCTGACGCCGACGTGGATGCCGCATTCGCCGCCGTCGTGGCCGAATGGGGCCGTGTGGACGTGCTGTTCAACAACGCCGGAGCGTTCGGCCCGGCGGCATCCGCCGCCGACGTCGAACCGGATGACTGGCGCGCGACGCTCGAGGTGAACGTGACCGGCGCGCTGCTCTGCGCCCGTGCAGCGATGCGCGTGATGCGGGCGCAGCAGCCGCGGGGCGGACGCATCATCAACAACGGCTCGATCTCGGCGCGCGTGCCCCGCCCGCAGTCGGTCGCCTACTCGGTGAGCAAGCATGCCATCACCGGGCTGACGAGGTCCATCGACCTGGACGGCCGCGCGGACGGCATCTCGTGCGGTCAGATCGACATCGGCAACGCGGCCACGAGCATCATGACCGAGATCGGCGTGGGTTCCGGAGCGCTGCAGCCCGACGGCTCGCGCCTGGTTGAGCCGACCTTCGACGTCGCCGACGCCGCCAGGGCGGTGGTCTTCATGGCGCAGCTGCCACCGGAGGCGAACATCGCCGAGCTGGTGGTGACTGCGGCGGGGATGCCGTACGGAGGCCGGGGCTGA